Proteins encoded within one genomic window of Brenneria nigrifluens DSM 30175 = ATCC 13028:
- the ptsI gene encoding phosphoenolpyruvate-protein phosphotransferase PtsI: MISGILVSPGIAFGKALLLKDDEIVINRKKISADQVEHEVERFLTGRAKAAKQLEAIKNKAGKTLGAEKEAIFEGHIMLLEDEEFEQEIIALIKEEHASADAAAFSVIENQAKALEELDDEYLKERAADMRDIGKRLLKNILDMNIVDLGDIEEEVILVATDLTPSETAQLNLDKVLGFITDIGGRTSHTSIMARSLELPAIVGTTDVTKQVKNGDYLILDAVNNKIYQNPSAEVIDELKAVQQQYLTEKHELAKLKDLPAVTLDGHQVEVCANIGTVRDVGGAERNGAEGVGLYRTEFLFMDRDALPTEEEQFQAYKAVAEAVGAQAVIVRTMDIGGDKDLPYMNLPKEENPFLGWRAIRICLDRKEILHAQLRAILRASSFGKLRIMFPMIISVEEVRELKAELEILKAQLREEGKAFDESIEVGVMVETPAAAAIAHHLAKEVDFFSIGTNDLTQYTLAVDRGNELISHLYNPMSPAVLTLIKQVIDASHAEGKWTGMCGELAGDERATLLLLGMGLDEFSMSAISIPSIKKIIRNANYGDAKALAEQALSQPTAQELSNLVSRFIKEKTLC; encoded by the coding sequence ATGATTTCAGGCATATTAGTATCACCGGGTATCGCTTTTGGTAAGGCGCTATTACTAAAAGATGATGAAATAGTCATCAACCGGAAAAAAATCTCTGCGGATCAAGTAGAGCACGAAGTTGAACGTTTTCTGACTGGTCGGGCCAAGGCCGCAAAACAGCTGGAAGCCATCAAGAACAAAGCGGGTAAAACGCTGGGCGCAGAGAAAGAAGCCATCTTCGAAGGCCACATCATGTTGCTCGAAGATGAAGAGTTCGAGCAGGAAATCATAGCCCTGATTAAAGAAGAACACGCTTCCGCCGACGCCGCCGCATTTTCAGTGATTGAAAACCAGGCGAAGGCGTTGGAAGAGCTTGACGATGAATATCTGAAAGAACGCGCCGCGGACATGCGCGATATCGGCAAACGCCTGCTGAAAAACATTCTTGATATGAACATCGTCGATCTGGGCGATATCGAAGAAGAAGTCATTCTGGTCGCCACCGACCTGACCCCCTCCGAAACCGCGCAGCTCAATCTGGACAAGGTGCTGGGCTTTATTACCGATATCGGCGGCCGTACGTCCCATACCTCCATCATGGCCCGCTCGCTGGAATTACCGGCGATTGTCGGCACCACGGACGTCACCAAACAGGTTAAAAACGGCGATTATCTGATTCTGGATGCGGTAAATAACAAAATCTACCAGAACCCCTCCGCTGAAGTTATCGATGAATTAAAAGCCGTTCAGCAGCAATACCTCACTGAAAAGCACGAACTCGCCAAACTGAAGGATCTGCCCGCCGTCACGCTGGACGGCCATCAGGTAGAGGTTTGCGCCAATATCGGAACCGTGCGCGATGTCGGCGGCGCCGAACGTAACGGCGCCGAAGGCGTTGGTCTGTACCGTACTGAATTCCTGTTTATGGATCGTGATGCCCTGCCGACAGAGGAAGAGCAGTTCCAGGCCTATAAAGCCGTTGCCGAAGCCGTTGGCGCTCAGGCGGTGATCGTCCGTACGATGGATATCGGCGGCGATAAAGATCTGCCTTATATGAATCTGCCAAAGGAAGAGAATCCTTTTCTGGGCTGGCGGGCGATCCGTATCTGTCTGGATCGCAAAGAGATCCTTCACGCCCAGCTGCGCGCCATCCTGCGAGCTTCCAGTTTCGGCAAACTTCGCATCATGTTCCCCATGATCATCTCCGTTGAAGAAGTTCGCGAACTGAAAGCGGAACTGGAGATACTGAAAGCGCAGTTGCGGGAAGAAGGCAAAGCCTTTGATGAGTCCATCGAAGTGGGCGTAATGGTTGAAACGCCGGCGGCGGCGGCCATTGCTCATCATCTGGCGAAAGAAGTTGACTTCTTTAGTATTGGGACAAATGACTTAACTCAGTATACTCTGGCAGTTGATCGCGGTAATGAGCTGATTTCTCATCTCTACAACCCGATGTCCCCAGCAGTATTGACCCTGATTAAACAGGTGATTGACGCATCCCATGCCGAAGGTAAATGGACAGGAATGTGTGGTGAGCTCGCTGGTGACGAACGTGCTACACTACTGTTATTGGGAATGGGTCTGGACGAATTCAGCATGAGTGCAATCTCTATCCCGAGCATCAAGAAAATTATCCGTAACGCAAATTACGGGGATGCGAAGGCGCTGGCGGAACAGGCGTTATCCCAACCGACAGCACAAGAGTTGAGTAACCTGGTGAGCCGATTCATTAAAGAAAAAACGCTCTGCTGA
- the crr gene encoding PTS glucose transporter subunit IIA, producing MGLFDKLKSLVSDDKKDTGNIEIIAPLSGEIVNIEDVPDVVFAEKIVGDGIAIKPTGNKIVAPVDGTIGKIFETNHAFSIESDSGIELFVHFGIDTVELKGEGFKRIAEEGQRVKKGDLIIEFDLPLLEEKAKSTLTPVVISNMDEIKELIKLNGTVVVGETPVIRIKK from the coding sequence ATGGGTTTGTTCGATAAATTGAAATCTCTGGTTTCTGATGACAAAAAAGACACCGGCAACATCGAAATCATTGCCCCGTTGTCCGGCGAAATCGTCAATATTGAAGATGTGCCGGATGTCGTATTTGCTGAAAAAATCGTCGGCGACGGTATTGCCATTAAACCTACGGGTAACAAAATCGTCGCTCCGGTAGATGGCACTATCGGTAAAATCTTTGAAACCAACCATGCTTTTTCTATCGAATCCGATAGCGGTATCGAATTATTCGTTCACTTTGGTATCGATACCGTCGAACTGAAAGGCGAGGGTTTCAAACGCATCGCCGAAGAAGGCCAGCGCGTCAAGAAAGGCGATCTGATTATCGAGTTCGATCTGCCTTTGCTGGAAGAGAAAGCCAAGTCCACTCTGACCCCTGTGGTTATCTCCAATATGGATGAAATCAAGGAATTGATTAAGCTGAACGGCACCGTAGTTGTGGGTGAAACGCCGGTTATCCGTATTAAGAAATAA
- a CDS encoding ATP-binding protein, translated as MMIRGRLFWTILLGFWLTFIVMSQLLWLAFSLYGERHKPLEEEVVTRIATMQTTTAAAALQLGGLAELNRVMAQWPEKERRYLAVTSLSPSLPDGEIAAPKGEPPDVHPLKQVSGPEGERYQIGFNVNQLRDEFRPNRPLLILNIPSPLFWIAGLGGLLFSWLLAWHLVWPLNQLRGGFERVAQGDLAVRLLPAMRKRHDEISEVARDFDSMVERLEILVSTREQLLHDVSHELRSPLARLQLAIGLARQNAGNTESSLSRIEREAARMDKMIGELLALSRTQNADVDEEYFDLLGLVTAVVNDARYEAQVPGVEILLQADDGIDHTVKGNAELMRRAIDNIVRNALRFSSRAQQVQVSLSGDEHEWTIRVADQGPGVEKSKLSSIFDPFIRIKSPLSGKGYGLGLAIARRVVQAHGGHIEAENGAQGGLVICLLIPRWK; from the coding sequence ATGATGATACGCGGGCGGCTGTTCTGGACGATATTACTGGGGTTCTGGCTGACGTTTATCGTAATGTCTCAACTCCTATGGCTGGCGTTTTCCTTGTACGGCGAGCGGCATAAGCCGCTGGAAGAGGAGGTGGTCACGCGTATTGCAACCATGCAGACGACCACTGCCGCCGCGGCGTTGCAACTGGGAGGATTAGCTGAGCTGAACCGCGTAATGGCGCAATGGCCGGAAAAAGAGCGACGCTATCTCGCGGTAACCTCGTTATCGCCGTCATTGCCCGATGGGGAGATTGCGGCGCCTAAAGGCGAACCGCCGGACGTTCATCCGCTAAAGCAGGTGAGCGGGCCGGAGGGAGAGCGGTATCAGATCGGTTTTAATGTCAATCAGCTGCGTGACGAGTTCCGTCCCAACCGGCCGCTGTTGATTCTCAATATTCCCTCCCCGTTGTTCTGGATCGCCGGTCTGGGCGGGCTGCTTTTCAGCTGGCTGTTGGCATGGCATCTGGTGTGGCCGCTTAATCAGCTGCGCGGCGGTTTCGAGCGCGTGGCGCAGGGCGATCTTGCGGTGCGTCTGCTGCCGGCGATGCGCAAACGGCATGATGAAATCAGCGAGGTGGCGCGTGACTTCGACTCGATGGTCGAACGGTTGGAGATATTGGTCAGCACCAGAGAACAGCTGCTGCACGATGTTTCCCACGAGTTGCGTTCTCCTCTGGCCCGGCTGCAGCTGGCTATCGGGTTGGCGCGCCAGAACGCCGGCAATACGGAAAGCTCGCTATCGCGCATAGAGCGCGAGGCGGCCCGTATGGACAAGATGATTGGCGAACTGCTGGCATTATCACGCACACAAAATGCCGATGTTGACGAAGAGTATTTTGATTTGCTGGGGCTGGTAACCGCGGTGGTCAACGATGCGCGCTATGAGGCGCAGGTTCCCGGCGTTGAAATTCTGCTGCAGGCGGATGACGGCATCGATCACACCGTGAAGGGCAATGCCGAACTGATGCGTCGGGCGATCGACAATATTGTGCGTAATGCGTTGCGTTTTTCCTCACGGGCGCAGCAGGTTCAGGTTTCACTGAGCGGCGACGAGCATGAATGGACTATCCGCGTGGCCGATCAGGGGCCCGGCGTAGAGAAAAGTAAGCTATCCAGCATTTTTGATCCCTTTATCCGCATTAAATCACCGCTTTCCGGCAAAGGATACGGGTTGGGGTTGGCTATCGCCCGTAGAGTGGTGCAGGCGCACGGCGGGCATATTGAAGCGGAAAACGGGGCGCAGGGCGGGCTGGTTATCTGTCTGCTTATTCCGCGCTGGAAATAA
- a CDS encoding response regulator transcription factor, which yields MKILLVDDDVELGNMLCEYLNAEGFATSRVLTGKEGIDGAMSGEYTAIILDIMLPDMSGIDVLRQIRKNQQLPVIMLTAKGDNIDRVIGLEMGADDYMPKPCYPRELVARLRAVLRRYDDRPSKKLDESIASYGELVLNPSTRSSEWRGQPFDLTASEFNLLELLLRSPERVVSKDELSEKCLGRRREAYDRSVDVHVSNIRQKLGALDGNELTIETVRSVGYRIR from the coding sequence ATGAAAATTTTACTGGTCGATGACGACGTGGAACTGGGCAATATGCTTTGCGAATATCTGAACGCCGAAGGGTTTGCGACATCCAGGGTACTGACCGGCAAAGAGGGGATCGATGGCGCGATGTCGGGGGAATACACCGCGATTATCCTGGATATCATGCTGCCGGACATGAGCGGTATCGACGTCTTGCGGCAGATAAGAAAAAACCAGCAGTTGCCGGTGATTATGCTCACGGCCAAGGGCGACAATATCGACCGCGTTATCGGGCTGGAAATGGGCGCCGATGATTACATGCCGAAACCCTGTTACCCGCGTGAACTGGTGGCCCGGCTTAGGGCGGTGCTGCGCCGTTATGACGACCGGCCGAGTAAAAAGCTGGATGAGAGCATAGCTTCATACGGCGAGCTGGTGCTTAATCCGTCGACCCGCAGCAGCGAGTGGCGGGGGCAGCCTTTCGATCTCACCGCATCGGAGTTCAATTTACTGGAGTTGCTGCTCCGTTCACCGGAACGGGTGGTATCAAAAGATGAGCTTTCGGAAAAGTGCCTCGGACGCCGCCGCGAGGCCTACGATCGCAGCGTGGACGTGCACGTCAGCAATATCCGCCAGAAGCTCGGCGCGCTGGATGGCAACGAACTGACCATTGAAACGGTGCGCAGCGTGGGATATCGGATTCGTTAA
- a CDS encoding efflux RND transporter periplasmic adaptor subunit, whose translation MPLRFMTTRNITVAVGVVLAAVLVYLFLSPSDPGVNYITATAEARDMEETVLADGTIEAQKQVSVGAQVSGQIKALHVALGDNVTQGQLLAEIDDLTQQNALKNSEAALKNVQAQRAAKLATLRNDQLAWQRQQMLMKRGVGAQADYDSAKATLDATKADIDALDAQIVQAQIAVNTAQVNLGYTKILSPMDGTIVSLPVEAGQTVNAAQSTPTIAKVANLNTMTIKAQISEADIVKIKTGMPVWFSILGEPERRYQATLRDIEPAPDSIDDDTTSSSSSSSTSSTSSSSAIYYNGLFDVNNADGVLRISMTAQVYILLSSVKNAIVVPATALTHQDGIHYVQVVNRQGKIESRAVTVGLNDNVYTQLRAGVSVGEHVIVSRQSGNTTTTRRPGPPMGL comes from the coding sequence ATGCCATTACGATTCATGACAACCCGTAACATTACCGTGGCGGTTGGCGTTGTGCTTGCCGCCGTGCTGGTTTATCTGTTTTTATCGCCATCCGATCCAGGCGTAAACTACATCACCGCGACCGCTGAAGCGCGCGATATGGAAGAAACGGTTCTGGCGGACGGCACCATTGAGGCGCAAAAGCAGGTTAGCGTCGGCGCGCAGGTCTCGGGGCAGATAAAAGCGCTGCACGTGGCGCTGGGAGATAACGTCACCCAAGGGCAGTTGCTGGCGGAAATTGACGATCTGACCCAGCAGAACGCGTTGAAAAACAGCGAAGCCGCCTTGAAAAACGTACAGGCGCAACGGGCCGCCAAGCTCGCCACGCTGCGCAATGACCAACTCGCGTGGCAGCGGCAGCAGATGCTGATGAAACGCGGCGTCGGCGCCCAGGCGGATTACGACAGCGCCAAAGCGACGCTGGATGCGACAAAAGCCGATATTGACGCCCTGGACGCGCAAATCGTTCAGGCGCAGATTGCCGTGAACACCGCCCAGGTCAATCTGGGCTATACCAAAATTCTTTCCCCCATGGACGGCACCATCGTTTCGCTGCCGGTGGAGGCGGGGCAAACGGTCAACGCGGCGCAAAGCACCCCCACCATCGCCAAGGTCGCCAATCTGAATACCATGACCATCAAGGCGCAGATATCCGAAGCGGACATCGTTAAAATCAAGACCGGCATGCCGGTATGGTTCAGCATCCTCGGCGAACCCGAGCGGCGCTATCAGGCAACGCTGCGCGACATTGAACCCGCCCCGGACTCGATTGACGACGACACCACCTCCTCGTCATCTTCCAGCAGCACCAGCAGTACCTCGTCCAGCAGCGCCATCTATTACAACGGCCTGTTCGACGTCAATAACGCCGACGGGGTATTGCGCATCTCCATGACCGCGCAGGTCTACATCCTGCTGTCATCCGTCAAAAACGCGATAGTGGTTCCCGCCACCGCCTTAACCCACCAGGACGGCATCCACTATGTTCAGGTGGTCAACCGCCAGGGGAAAATTGAATCCAGAGCGGTCACCGTCGGTCTTAACGATAACGTATATACCCAACTGCGCGCCGGCGTCAGCGTAGGCGAGCACGTTATCGTCAGCCGGCAGTCGGGCAATACCACGACCACGCGCCGACCCGGCCCGCCTATGGGGCTGTAA
- a CDS encoding MacB family efflux pump subunit — MSQPLLALHNVTRRFINGEQTVTVLKDINLTIDSGEMVAIVGASGSGKSTLMNILGCLDKPSDGDYQVAGQSVRTLSGDRLAQLRRENFGFIFQRYHLLGDLSALGNVEVPAIYAGKARQARRQRAAELLGRLGLEERLNYRPSQLSGGQQQRVSIARALMNGGSVILADEPTGALDTHSGNDVLGILNDLHAQGHTVVIVTHDMQIAEFAQRIIEIRDGEIIADRQVKSSPTPPPPLPVAPPAAISALNQARDRFIDAFKMALLAMNAQRMRTFLTMLGIIIGIASVVSVVALGKGSQQQVLANISAMGTSTLEIFPGKDFGDMRSSAIQTLRATDISPLAQQPYVHSVTPSVSTSITLRYRNIAVSANVTGVGEQFFTVRGYQLDQGITFPASSVTNLVQDAVIDKNTRDKLFANGEDPIGQVILLDSMPSRIIGVVSKSQSGFGSDENLNVWVPYTTAMKRMIGQSYLKSITVRVNDDVDLSVAEQGITQVLTQRHGTKDFFVMNTDSIRQTIEKTTSTMTLLVSMIALISLLVGGIGVMNIMLVSVTERTREIGVRMAVGARTSDIMQQFLIEAVLVCLFGGTLGVMLSLAVGVVFAEFSTNFTMVYSSGSIIAAFLCASLIGIIFGFFPARRAAQMEPIHALERE; from the coding sequence ATGTCGCAACCCTTACTCGCGCTGCATAACGTCACCCGCCGTTTTATTAACGGCGAACAAACCGTTACGGTGCTGAAAGATATCAATTTGACCATCGACAGCGGGGAAATGGTCGCCATTGTGGGCGCGTCGGGATCGGGAAAATCGACGCTGATGAACATACTGGGGTGTCTGGATAAACCGTCGGACGGCGACTATCAGGTCGCCGGCCAGTCGGTGCGCACGCTAAGCGGCGACCGGCTGGCGCAGCTGCGCCGCGAAAATTTCGGTTTTATCTTCCAGCGCTACCATCTGCTGGGCGATCTCTCCGCGCTGGGCAACGTGGAGGTTCCCGCCATCTATGCGGGGAAAGCGCGTCAGGCGCGGCGGCAAAGGGCGGCGGAGCTGCTGGGCCGGCTGGGGCTGGAGGAACGGCTGAACTACCGCCCCAGCCAGCTTTCCGGCGGGCAGCAGCAGCGGGTCAGCATCGCCCGGGCGCTGATGAACGGCGGCAGCGTCATACTAGCCGACGAGCCCACCGGCGCGCTGGATACCCACAGCGGCAATGATGTCCTCGGCATCCTTAACGATCTGCACGCCCAGGGGCACACGGTGGTGATTGTGACCCATGATATGCAAATCGCGGAGTTTGCCCAGCGCATTATCGAGATCCGCGACGGCGAGATCATCGCCGATCGCCAGGTAAAATCATCACCGACGCCGCCCCCGCCTTTGCCCGTCGCGCCGCCGGCGGCGATATCAGCGCTTAATCAGGCCAGGGACCGCTTTATCGATGCGTTTAAAATGGCCCTGCTGGCGATGAATGCGCAGCGCATGAGAACCTTTCTGACCATGCTGGGGATCATTATCGGCATCGCGTCGGTGGTGTCCGTGGTGGCCTTGGGAAAAGGCTCGCAGCAGCAGGTGCTGGCGAATATCAGCGCCATGGGCACCAGTACGCTGGAGATTTTCCCCGGCAAAGACTTCGGGGACATGCGCTCCAGCGCGATTCAGACGCTGCGCGCCACCGATATTTCGCCGCTGGCCCAGCAGCCTTATGTGCATAGCGTCACCCCTTCGGTATCCACCAGCATCACGCTGCGCTACCGCAATATCGCCGTTTCGGCGAACGTCACCGGGGTCGGCGAACAGTTCTTTACCGTACGCGGTTACCAGCTTGACCAGGGCATCACCTTCCCGGCCAGCAGCGTGACCAACCTGGTGCAGGACGCCGTCATTGATAAAAACACCCGCGATAAGCTCTTCGCCAACGGCGAGGATCCCATCGGTCAGGTGATTTTACTCGACTCGATGCCGAGCCGGATTATCGGCGTCGTCAGTAAAAGCCAGTCCGGATTCGGCAGCGATGAAAACCTGAACGTCTGGGTGCCCTATACCACGGCGATGAAGCGCATGATAGGCCAGTCATATCTGAAAAGCATTACCGTGCGGGTAAACGACGACGTCGATCTGAGCGTCGCCGAACAGGGCATTACCCAAGTGCTGACGCAGCGCCATGGCACCAAAGACTTTTTTGTCATGAACACCGACAGCATTCGCCAGACCATTGAGAAAACCACCTCCACCATGACGTTGCTGGTCTCCATGATCGCCCTGATCTCGCTGCTGGTCGGCGGCATCGGCGTAATGAACATCATGCTGGTTTCCGTCACCGAGCGAACGCGGGAAATTGGCGTACGCATGGCGGTCGGCGCCAGAACCAGCGACATCATGCAACAGTTTTTGATTGAAGCGGTGCTGGTCTGCCTGTTCGGCGGAACGCTGGGGGTGATGCTGTCGCTGGCGGTGGGGGTGGTATTCGCCGAATTCAGCACCAACTTCACCATGGTTTACTCCAGCGGGTCGATTATCGCCGCCTTCCTGTGCGCCAGCCTGATCGGCATCATCTTCGGCTTCTTCCCGGCGCGGCGCGCGGCGCAAATGGAACCGATCCACGCGCTGGAGCGGGAGTAG
- the cysM gene encoding cysteine synthase CysM: MTTLEHCIGNTPLVKLQRLTQGTDSEVWLKLEGNNPAGSVKDRAALSMIHQAELRGEITPGDTLIEATSGNTGIALAMIAAAKGYRLKLLMPENMSHERQAAMRAYGAELVLVSREAGMEGARDVARAMALAGEGKNLDQFNNPDNSLAHFLTTGPEIWRQTSGKLTHFVSSMGTTGTISGVSRYLKAQRGEIVTVGMQPAAGSHIPGIRRWAADYMPGIFRADLVDRTLDVSQAEAEETLRRLARREGIFCGVSSGGAVAGALRLAAQNPGSLIVAIACDRGDRYLSTGVFD; encoded by the coding sequence GTGACGACGCTTGAACATTGTATTGGTAATACGCCGCTGGTGAAATTGCAGCGTTTGACGCAGGGAACGGACAGCGAGGTGTGGCTGAAACTGGAAGGGAACAATCCGGCCGGGTCGGTAAAAGATCGCGCGGCGCTGTCGATGATCCATCAGGCGGAGCTGCGCGGGGAGATTACTCCGGGCGACACGCTGATTGAGGCGACCAGCGGCAACACCGGGATTGCGCTGGCGATGATCGCGGCGGCCAAGGGCTACCGGCTGAAGCTGCTGATGCCGGAAAACATGAGCCACGAGCGCCAGGCGGCGATGCGCGCCTACGGCGCGGAGCTGGTGTTGGTCAGCCGGGAGGCGGGCATGGAGGGCGCGCGCGATGTGGCGCGAGCAATGGCGCTGGCCGGCGAGGGCAAAAACCTCGATCAGTTTAATAACCCGGATAATTCCCTCGCCCATTTTTTGACTACCGGACCGGAAATCTGGCGGCAGACGTCAGGTAAATTAACGCATTTTGTCTCCAGCATGGGCACCACCGGCACCATTTCCGGCGTCAGCCGTTACCTGAAAGCGCAGCGCGGCGAGATTGTCACGGTGGGGATGCAGCCCGCCGCAGGCAGCCATATTCCCGGCATCCGCCGCTGGGCGGCGGACTATATGCCGGGCATTTTCCGCGCCGACCTGGTGGACCGCACGTTGGATGTGTCTCAGGCGGAGGCGGAAGAAACGCTGCGTCGGCTGGCGCGCCGGGAAGGTATTTTCTGCGGCGTCAGCTCCGGCGGCGCGGTAGCGGGCGCGCTGCGCCTTGCGGCGCAAAATCCCGGCAGCCTGATCGTGGCGATCGCCTGCGACCGCGGCGATCGCTATTTATCCACCGGCGTGTTTGATTAG
- the cysW gene encoding sulfate/thiosulfate ABC transporter permease CysW has product MADLSTVTQQPKRPARPSRNWGKWALITLGAILSLIMLVIPLLSIFAAAFSQGVGGVWRNLSDPDMLHAIGLTLLVVAIAVPVNLVFGTLLAWLVTRFQFPGRQLLLTLIDIPFAVSPVVAGLLYLLFYSTNGAVGGWLDAHGVQLMFAWPGIALVSIFVTCPFMVRELVPVMMNQGSQEEEAAVLLGASGWQMFCKVTLPNIRWALLYGVVLTNARAIGEFGAVSVVSGAIRGETYTLPLQVELLHQDYNTVGAFTAAALLTVMAILTLFVKSALQWRVARQLARGRENRPPDQH; this is encoded by the coding sequence ATGGCCGATCTTTCCACCGTGACTCAGCAACCGAAGCGTCCCGCCCGCCCGTCGCGCAACTGGGGAAAATGGGCGCTGATTACGCTGGGGGCGATATTATCGCTGATTATGCTGGTCATTCCGCTGCTATCGATTTTCGCCGCCGCTTTCTCGCAGGGGGTCGGCGGCGTATGGCGTAACCTGAGCGATCCCGACATGCTGCATGCGATAGGCCTCACGCTGCTGGTGGTGGCGATCGCCGTGCCGGTCAATCTGGTATTCGGCACGCTGCTGGCCTGGCTGGTGACGCGCTTTCAGTTTCCGGGGCGGCAGCTGTTGCTGACGCTGATCGACATCCCCTTCGCCGTTTCGCCGGTGGTGGCCGGCCTGCTGTATCTGTTATTTTACAGCACCAACGGGGCGGTCGGCGGCTGGCTGGATGCGCATGGGGTGCAACTGATGTTCGCCTGGCCGGGTATCGCCCTGGTCTCCATCTTTGTTACCTGCCCGTTTATGGTCAGGGAACTGGTGCCGGTGATGATGAATCAGGGCAGCCAGGAGGAGGAAGCCGCGGTGCTGCTCGGCGCGTCGGGCTGGCAAATGTTCTGCAAGGTGACGCTGCCGAATATCCGCTGGGCGCTGCTGTATGGCGTGGTATTGACCAATGCGCGGGCTATCGGCGAATTTGGCGCGGTGTCGGTGGTTTCAGGGGCGATCCGCGGCGAAACCTACACCTTGCCGTTGCAGGTGGAACTGCTGCATCAGGACTATAACACCGTCGGCGCCTTTACCGCCGCGGCGTTACTCACGGTGATGGCGATACTGACGCTGTTCGTCAAAAGCGCGTTACAGTGGCGCGTTGCCCGGCAGCTGGCGCGCGGGCGGGAAAATCGTCCGCCCGATCAACATTAA
- the cysT gene encoding sulfate/thiosulfate ABC transporter permease CysT — protein sequence MPSVASKRVLPGFALSLGSSLLFICLILLLPLSALAMQLADMSWARYWAVISYPQVVAAYKVTLLSAGVATLFNAGFGLLMAWILTRYRFPGRALLDGLMDLPFALPTAVAGLTLAALFSTTGWYGAWLAEYGIKVAYTWLGITVAMAFTSIPFVVRTVQPVLEDLGPEYEEAAQTLGANRWQCFRYVILPELTPALLTGTALSLARSLGEFGAVIFIAGNMAWQTEVISLMIFMRLQEFDFPAASAIASVVLAASLLLLFAINVVQNRFGQRTRSV from the coding sequence ATGCCTTCCGTAGCAAGTAAGCGGGTGCTGCCGGGATTCGCGCTGAGTCTGGGCAGCAGTTTGCTGTTTATCTGTTTGATTCTGTTATTACCGCTGAGCGCGCTGGCGATGCAACTGGCGGATATGAGCTGGGCGCGGTATTGGGCGGTGATCTCCTATCCGCAGGTTGTCGCCGCCTATAAAGTTACCTTGTTGTCGGCGGGGGTCGCCACGCTATTCAATGCCGGCTTCGGCCTGCTGATGGCCTGGATCCTGACGCGTTATCGCTTTCCCGGACGCGCGCTGCTGGACGGCCTGATGGATTTGCCCTTTGCGCTGCCCACCGCCGTGGCCGGGCTGACGCTGGCCGCGCTGTTTTCAACCACAGGCTGGTATGGAGCCTGGCTGGCGGAATACGGCATCAAGGTCGCCTATACCTGGCTGGGGATTACGGTGGCGATGGCGTTCACCAGCATTCCTTTTGTGGTGCGCACCGTGCAGCCGGTGCTGGAGGATCTCGGGCCGGAATATGAAGAGGCGGCGCAAACGCTGGGGGCGAATCGCTGGCAGTGCTTTCGCTACGTGATTCTACCGGAATTGACCCCGGCGCTGTTAACCGGCACCGCGCTGTCGCTGGCCCGCAGTCTGGGGGAGTTCGGCGCCGTCATTTTTATTGCCGGCAATATGGCCTGGCAGACGGAGGTGATCTCTCTGATGATCTTTATGCGTCTCCAGGAGTTTGATTTTCCGGCCGCCAGCGCGATTGCCTCCGTGGTGCTGGCGGCCTCTTTGCTGCTATTGTTCGCCATCAACGTAGTGCAAAACCGTTTTGGCCAGCGAACCCGGAGCGTTTAA